In Tursiops truncatus isolate mTurTru1 chromosome 19, mTurTru1.mat.Y, whole genome shotgun sequence, a genomic segment contains:
- the PPP1R37 gene encoding protein phosphatase 1 regulatory subunit 37 isoform X1, whose product MEVPPQEAPPEPGADGEAEEAPAEAPSPSPASPPADGRLKAAAKRVTFPSDEDIVSGAVEPKDPWRHAQNVTVDEVLGAYKQACQKLSCRQIPKLLRQLQEFTDLGHRIDCLDLKGEKLDYKTCEALEEVFKRLQFKVVDLEQTNLDEDGASALFDMIEYYESATHLNISFNKHIGTRGWQAAAHMMRKTSCLQYLDARNTPLLDHAAPFVARALRIRSSLAVLHLENASLSGRPLMLLATALKMNMTLRELYLADNKLNGLQDSAQLGNLLKFNCSLQILDLRNNHVLDSGLAYICEGLKEQRKGLATLVLWNNQLTHTGMAFLGMTLPHTHSLETLNLGHNPIGNEGVRNLKNGLIGNRSVLRLGLASTKLTCEGAVAVAEFIAESPRLLRLDLRENEIKTGGLMALSLALKVNHSLLRLDLDREPKKEAVKSFIETQKALLAEIQNGCRRNFALAREEQGQCLQPSASMAEIAVSEPQPDAGAPAEEPATEAQENGGPGPGAGPDSDSDSDSEGEDGEEEDGDRAEAPCPALVPPTDSLGPGDRRPPGCPSSPTEQRISVSSPGRGHKVFVVTRVESPPERAEPPVPPASPSPPAPPRPPSPPAVSFLPTSPARTPAEAVSTRDPGSSEPQPEPPQSGPPLPNGLKPEFALALPPEPPPGPEAKVGSCGLEHELSCSKNEKELEDLLLEASQESGQETL is encoded by the exons CCCAGAACGTGACCGTGGATGAGGTCCTCGGTGCCTACAAGCAGGCCTGCCAGAAGCTAAGCTGCAGGCAGATCCCCAAGCTCCTCAGGCAGCTCCAG GAGTTCACGGACCTCGGGCACCGTATCGACTGTCTGGACCTGAAAG GTGAGAAGCTCGACTACAAGACCTGCGAGGCCCTGGAAGAGGTCTTCAAGAGGCTGCAGTTCAAGGTCGTGGATCTGGAGCAGACGAACCTGGACGAAGAT GGTGCCTCAGCCCTCTTCGACATGATTGAGTACTACGAGTCGGCCACCCACCTCAACATCTCCTTCAACAAGCACATCGGCACCCGGGGCTGGCAGGCCGCCGCCCACATGATGCGCAAG ACAAGCTGCCTGCAGTACCTGGACGCCCGCAACACGCCCCTGCTGGACCACGCGGCGCCCTTCGTGGCGCGTGCCCTGCGCATCCGCAGCAGCCTGGCGGTGCTACACCTGGAGAATGCCAGCCTGTCAGGGCGGCCCCTCATGCTGCTCG ccaCGGCCCTGAAGATGAACATGACTCTGCGGGAGCTGTACCTGGCCGACAACAAGCTCAATGGCCTGCAGGACTCAGCCCAGCTGGGCAACCTGCTCAAGTTCAACTGCTCCCTGCAGATCCTGGACCTCCGTAACAACCACGTACTGGACTCAG GTCTGGCCTACATCTGCGAGGGCCTCAAGGAGCAGAGGAAGGGGCTGGCGACCCTGGTGCTGTGGAACAACCAGCTCACGCACACGGGCATGGCCTTCCTGGGCATGACGCTG CCGCACACACACAGCCTGGAGACGCTGAACCTGGGCCACAACCCCATTGGGAACGAGGGCGTGCGGAACCTCAAGAACGGCCTCATCGGCAACCGCAGCGTGCTGCGCCTCGGCCTGGCCTCCACCAAGCTCACGTGCGAGG GCGCGGTGGCGGTGGCGGAGTTCATCGCCGAGAGCCCCCGCCTCCTGAGACTGGACCTTCGGGAGAACGAGATCAAGACGGGCGGGCTCATGGCACTGTCGTTGGCCCTCAAGGTGAACCACTCTCTGCTGCGCCTGGACCTTGACCGCGAACCCAAGAAGGAGGCG GTGAAGAGCTTCATTGAGACGCAGAAGGCGCTGCTCGCTGAGATCCAGAACGGCTGCAGGCGCAACTTCGCGCTGGCGCGGGAGGAGCAGGGGCAGTGCCTGCAGCCGTCGGCCTCCATGGCCGAGATCGCTGTCTCTGAGCCCCAGCCAGACGCCGGCGCGCCCGCGGAGGAGCCTGCCACCGAGGCGCAGGAGAACGGGGGCCCCGGCCCCGGCGCCGGGCCGGACTCGGACTCAGACTCAGACTCCgagggggaggatggggaggaggaggatggggacAGGGCTGAggccccctgccccgccctggTGCCCCCCACGGActccctgggccctggggacaggaggcccccaggctgcccctcctcccccaccgaGCAGCGCATTTCCGTGTCCAGCCCGGGCCGGGGCCACAAAGTGTTTGTGGTGACCCGGGTGGAGAGTCCACCCGAGAGGGCAGAGCCTCCTGTGCCACccgcctctccttccccacctgcccctcctcGTCCTCCATCCCCACCTGCCGTATCCTTCCTGCCCACCTCACCTGCCCGGACGCCAGCTGAGGCCGTCAGCACTCGGGACCCAGGGTCGTCTGAGCCTCAGCCGGAGCCGCCCCAGTCAGGGCCACCGCTGCCCAACGGCCTGAAGCCCGAGTTCGCTCTCGCACTGCCCCCGGAGCCGCCCCCAGGGCCCGAGGCCAAGGTGGGCAGCTGTGGCCTGGAACACG AGCTGAGCTGCTCCAAGAACGAGAAGGAGCTCGAGGACCTGCTTCTGGAGGCCAGTCAGGAATCTGGGCAGGAGACACTGTGA
- the PPP1R37 gene encoding protein phosphatase 1 regulatory subunit 37 isoform X2, whose product MEVPPQEAPPEPGADGEAEEAPAEAPSPSPASPPADGRLKAAAKRVTFPSDEDIVSGAVEPKDPWRHAQNVTVDEVLGAYKQACQKLSCRQIPKLLRQLQEFTDLGHRIDCLDLKGEKLDYKTCEALEEVFKRLQFKVVDLEQTNLDEDGASALFDMIEYYESATHLNISFNKHIGTRGWQAAAHMMRKTSCLQYLDARNTPLLDHAAPFVARALRIRSSLAVLHLENASLSGRPLMLLATALKMNMTLRELYLADNKLNGLQDSAQLGNLLKFNCSLQILDLRNNHVLDSGLAYICEGLKEQRKGLATLVLWNNQLTHTGMAFLGMTLPHTHSLETLNLGHNPIGNEGVRNLKNGLIGNRSVLRLGLASTKLTCEGAVAVAEFIAESPRLLRLDLRENEIKTGGLMALSLALKVNHSLLRLDLDREPKKEAVKSFIETQKALLAEIQNGCRRNFALAREEQGQCLQPSASMAEIAVSEPQPDAGAPAEEPATEAQENGGPGPGAGPDSDSDSDSEGEDGEEEDGDRAEAPCPALVPPTDSLGPGDRRPPGCPSSPTEQRISVSSPGRGHKVFVVTRVESPPERAEPPVPPASPSPPAPPRPPSPPAVSFLPTSPARTPAEAVSTRDPGSSEPQPEPPQSGPPLPNGLKPEFALALPPEPPPGPEAKS is encoded by the exons CCCAGAACGTGACCGTGGATGAGGTCCTCGGTGCCTACAAGCAGGCCTGCCAGAAGCTAAGCTGCAGGCAGATCCCCAAGCTCCTCAGGCAGCTCCAG GAGTTCACGGACCTCGGGCACCGTATCGACTGTCTGGACCTGAAAG GTGAGAAGCTCGACTACAAGACCTGCGAGGCCCTGGAAGAGGTCTTCAAGAGGCTGCAGTTCAAGGTCGTGGATCTGGAGCAGACGAACCTGGACGAAGAT GGTGCCTCAGCCCTCTTCGACATGATTGAGTACTACGAGTCGGCCACCCACCTCAACATCTCCTTCAACAAGCACATCGGCACCCGGGGCTGGCAGGCCGCCGCCCACATGATGCGCAAG ACAAGCTGCCTGCAGTACCTGGACGCCCGCAACACGCCCCTGCTGGACCACGCGGCGCCCTTCGTGGCGCGTGCCCTGCGCATCCGCAGCAGCCTGGCGGTGCTACACCTGGAGAATGCCAGCCTGTCAGGGCGGCCCCTCATGCTGCTCG ccaCGGCCCTGAAGATGAACATGACTCTGCGGGAGCTGTACCTGGCCGACAACAAGCTCAATGGCCTGCAGGACTCAGCCCAGCTGGGCAACCTGCTCAAGTTCAACTGCTCCCTGCAGATCCTGGACCTCCGTAACAACCACGTACTGGACTCAG GTCTGGCCTACATCTGCGAGGGCCTCAAGGAGCAGAGGAAGGGGCTGGCGACCCTGGTGCTGTGGAACAACCAGCTCACGCACACGGGCATGGCCTTCCTGGGCATGACGCTG CCGCACACACACAGCCTGGAGACGCTGAACCTGGGCCACAACCCCATTGGGAACGAGGGCGTGCGGAACCTCAAGAACGGCCTCATCGGCAACCGCAGCGTGCTGCGCCTCGGCCTGGCCTCCACCAAGCTCACGTGCGAGG GCGCGGTGGCGGTGGCGGAGTTCATCGCCGAGAGCCCCCGCCTCCTGAGACTGGACCTTCGGGAGAACGAGATCAAGACGGGCGGGCTCATGGCACTGTCGTTGGCCCTCAAGGTGAACCACTCTCTGCTGCGCCTGGACCTTGACCGCGAACCCAAGAAGGAGGCG GTGAAGAGCTTCATTGAGACGCAGAAGGCGCTGCTCGCTGAGATCCAGAACGGCTGCAGGCGCAACTTCGCGCTGGCGCGGGAGGAGCAGGGGCAGTGCCTGCAGCCGTCGGCCTCCATGGCCGAGATCGCTGTCTCTGAGCCCCAGCCAGACGCCGGCGCGCCCGCGGAGGAGCCTGCCACCGAGGCGCAGGAGAACGGGGGCCCCGGCCCCGGCGCCGGGCCGGACTCGGACTCAGACTCAGACTCCgagggggaggatggggaggaggaggatggggacAGGGCTGAggccccctgccccgccctggTGCCCCCCACGGActccctgggccctggggacaggaggcccccaggctgcccctcctcccccaccgaGCAGCGCATTTCCGTGTCCAGCCCGGGCCGGGGCCACAAAGTGTTTGTGGTGACCCGGGTGGAGAGTCCACCCGAGAGGGCAGAGCCTCCTGTGCCACccgcctctccttccccacctgcccctcctcGTCCTCCATCCCCACCTGCCGTATCCTTCCTGCCCACCTCACCTGCCCGGACGCCAGCTGAGGCCGTCAGCACTCGGGACCCAGGGTCGTCTGAGCCTCAGCCGGAGCCGCCCCAGTCAGGGCCACCGCTGCCCAACGGCCTGAAGCCCGAGTTCGCTCTCGCACTGCCCCCGGAGCCGCCCCCAGGGCCCGAGGCCAAG AGCTGA